Proteins from a genomic interval of Sulfurimonas sp. HSL3-2:
- a CDS encoding flagellar protein FlaG produces MDGLQNIARQQVSQMSHPSAQGRAAAEQTHQATVVQQMQKEDMHPTKKITSEDEVNALVKKMNEALSPFNTSIKFGVDTQDTFYVSVIDSKDQKMIRRFPVEQAVEFLPKMKEFTGILFDTKG; encoded by the coding sequence ATGGACGGCTTACAAAACATCGCAAGACAGCAAGTCTCACAAATGTCTCATCCAAGTGCTCAAGGAAGAGCTGCGGCAGAGCAGACGCATCAAGCAACTGTAGTTCAGCAGATGCAAAAAGAAGATATGCATCCGACAAAAAAGATTACTTCAGAAGATGAAGTGAACGCTTTGGTCAAAAAAATGAATGAGGCATTAAGCCCGTTTAATACATCTATAAAGTTTGGTGTCGATACACAAGATACATTTTATGTCTCGGTTATAGATTCTAAAGATCAAAAGATGATAAGACGTTTTCCGGTTGAACAAGCCGTAGAATTTTTACCAAAAATGAAAGAATTTACAGGAATACTATTCGATACAAAAGGATAA
- the era gene encoding GTPase Era, which produces MSKCGFVALIGRPNAGKSTLMNSLLGEKIAMVSQKANATRRRSNAIVMHGDAQIIFVDTPGLHEKEKMLNQFMLEEALKAIGDCDLIVYLSPVTDSLEHYEKFLKINGGRKKHIVVLSKIDQVSQEKLFKRINSYNQYSDKFEALIPVSISKKVGHKDLLDTIAKYLDESPYLYDPEDITTEMLRDIYREFIREAIFDNVSDEVPYESDVIIDKIDEKNNIDHIRATIILEKESQKGIILGSGGSTIKRIGKGARLKIEQLSGKKAFLDLFVSVKKGWTNDKKFLEEIGYK; this is translated from the coding sequence ATGAGCAAATGTGGTTTCGTAGCACTGATCGGCCGTCCAAACGCAGGTAAAAGTACATTAATGAACTCCCTACTGGGAGAGAAGATCGCAATGGTCTCACAAAAAGCGAATGCGACAAGAAGACGTTCAAACGCGATAGTCATGCACGGTGATGCACAGATCATCTTCGTAGATACTCCGGGTCTGCATGAAAAAGAGAAGATGCTCAATCAGTTTATGCTTGAAGAGGCTCTAAAAGCTATCGGTGATTGTGATCTTATCGTCTACCTCTCTCCTGTTACAGACTCACTTGAACATTATGAAAAATTTTTAAAGATAAACGGCGGCAGAAAGAAACACATCGTTGTTCTCAGTAAGATAGATCAAGTCTCTCAAGAGAAACTTTTCAAACGCATCAACAGTTACAACCAGTACTCGGATAAATTTGAAGCCTTGATACCTGTAAGCATATCAAAAAAAGTGGGACATAAGGACCTTCTAGACACGATCGCAAAATACCTTGACGAATCACCGTATCTTTATGACCCTGAAGATATCACGACAGAGATGTTAAGAGATATCTACAGAGAGTTCATCCGCGAAGCGATTTTCGATAATGTAAGCGATGAAGTACCATACGAATCCGATGTCATCATTGATAAGATAGATGAAAAAAACAATATAGACCATATACGTGCGACTATCATACTTGAAAAAGAGAGCCAAAAAGGGATCATACTCGGAAGCGGCGGCAGTACGATCAAGCGTATCGGCAAAGGTGCAAGATTGAAGATAGAGCAGCTGTCCGGTAAGAAAGCATTTTTAGATCTTTTTGTTTCGGTAAAAAAAGGTTGGACGAACGATAAAAAATTCTTAGAGGAGATAGGATATAAATGA
- a CDS encoding ferredoxin-thioredoxin reductase catalytic domain-containing protein, with protein MSIIKIDMNSPEFQAELEKTVRFTDKVINQFNWEYNPEDMINEGVQMGLARNKMMYNKRFCPCFMVEEVDGKPRSVEDRICPCTPAIEKEIPTEGVCHCQIFCTPEYAAKKRIELGMEEVVHQHSRGLTKEECEVLVNNSELDSDELVSLLEARELGMVNFKLVDVREHMEWQMGHIKGADQLIPTSSFFNTLNESKLQKDENIIVYCHVGSRSAHVARILKDMGYTKIGNLTHGIVSYGGTIER; from the coding sequence ATGAGTATAATCAAGATAGATATGAATTCACCGGAGTTTCAAGCTGAGCTTGAAAAAACTGTTCGTTTTACAGATAAAGTAATCAACCAATTCAACTGGGAATACAATCCTGAAGACATGATCAACGAAGGTGTCCAAATGGGACTTGCTCGTAACAAGATGATGTATAACAAAAGATTTTGTCCATGTTTTATGGTTGAGGAAGTAGATGGAAAACCGAGAAGCGTTGAAGACAGAATCTGTCCTTGTACTCCTGCTATTGAAAAAGAGATCCCTACTGAGGGTGTATGTCACTGTCAGATCTTCTGTACTCCTGAGTACGCTGCTAAGAAAAGAATCGAACTTGGTATGGAAGAGGTCGTTCACCAACACTCTCGCGGTCTGACAAAAGAGGAATGTGAAGTTTTAGTTAACAACAGCGAACTGGATTCTGACGAACTTGTATCACTACTTGAAGCACGTGAACTTGGAATGGTAAACTTTAAACTTGTCGACGTTCGTGAGCATATGGAATGGCAAATGGGTCATATCAAAGGTGCAGACCAATTGATCCCTACAAGCAGTTTCTTTAACACATTAAACGAATCAAAACTGCAAAAAGATGAAAATATCATCGTTTACTGCCACGTCGGAAGCAGAAGTGCTCACGTTGCAAGAATATTAAAAGATATGGGTTACACTAAAATAGGTAACCTTACACATGGTATAGTTTCTTACGGCGGTACGATAGAACGTTAA
- the hslV gene encoding ATP-dependent protease subunit HslV, which yields MFDATTILAYKGKNKAVIGGDGQVTFGNSVLKGNATKIRTLYSGKILAGFAGSTADAFNLFEMFEDYLTDRKGDLLKAVIDFSKAWRKDKVLRRLEAMMIVLNKEHIFILTGNGDVVEPEDGEIASIGSGGNFAISAARALKRHVVDMDEELLVKESLKVAAELCIYTNENIKTLTLEEND from the coding sequence ATGTTCGACGCAACGACGATACTTGCCTATAAGGGTAAAAATAAAGCGGTTATAGGCGGTGACGGTCAAGTGACATTCGGCAACAGTGTCTTAAAAGGCAATGCCACAAAGATCAGAACCCTCTATAGCGGCAAGATACTAGCCGGATTTGCCGGAAGTACAGCCGATGCTTTTAACCTTTTTGAGATGTTTGAAGATTATTTGACAGACAGAAAAGGTGACCTTCTAAAAGCTGTTATCGATTTTTCCAAAGCTTGGAGAAAAGACAAAGTTCTGCGTCGCCTAGAAGCGATGATGATCGTTTTAAATAAAGAGCATATCTTTATTCTTACTGGAAACGGTGATGTCGTAGAACCTGAAGACGGCGAGATCGCATCCATAGGAAGTGGCGGTAACTTCGCCATCTCTGCAGCACGTGCACTCAAACGCCACGTCGTGGATATGGATGAAGAGCTGTTAGTAAAAGAGAGTCTAAAGGTCGCAGCAGAGCTTTGTATCTATACAAACGAAAACATCAAAACACTTACATTAGAGGAAAACGACTGA
- a CDS encoding L,D-transpeptidase family protein — translation MIKVLLVLAFVNLAFAQDILTQYRLNGIEGIQQRLDLELSDKSYWDKVLSTSDTKYGYIETDMDILTCNKKASSLELHVMDKNNTFHEINNYSAFTGKYSGDKMTEGDLRTPVGIYNIVKKIDKVDSFYGPLALVTSYPNLYDRYNNKDGHGIWIHGLPTNQQRDDFTKGCIAIGNDDIVCLDKTINYDKTLLIINDTEIKTYPSKNDLALILSQLYQWRYSWIYNDVNKYLSFYDESFKRFDGMQIDEFKKYKTRVFNKNEKKTIEFTDISVIPYPNYEKNIYEISFNEKYKSESFSFSGNKKLIVKLNDSEIKILTER, via the coding sequence ATGATAAAGGTTTTATTGGTTCTAGCATTTGTAAATCTTGCTTTTGCACAAGATATATTGACGCAGTATAGACTAAACGGTATTGAAGGGATCCAACAGAGACTGGATCTTGAGCTATCCGATAAATCGTATTGGGATAAGGTATTAAGTACATCTGATACAAAGTATGGATATATCGAAACAGATATGGACATCCTTACATGTAATAAAAAAGCTTCTTCATTGGAACTTCATGTAATGGATAAAAATAATACTTTCCATGAAATAAACAACTACAGTGCCTTTACTGGTAAATACAGTGGAGACAAGATGACTGAAGGTGATCTAAGAACACCTGTAGGTATATACAACATCGTAAAAAAGATCGATAAAGTCGACTCTTTTTACGGACCATTGGCGCTTGTCACTTCATATCCGAATCTCTACGACAGATACAACAACAAAGACGGCCACGGTATCTGGATTCACGGTCTGCCGACGAATCAGCAAAGAGATGACTTTACAAAAGGCTGTATCGCTATAGGAAATGACGATATCGTATGTTTAGACAAGACTATCAACTATGATAAGACATTACTCATAATAAACGATACAGAGATAAAGACTTATCCTTCAAAAAATGATTTAGCCCTTATACTCTCGCAACTCTATCAGTGGAGATACTCTTGGATATATAATGACGTAAACAAATATCTAAGTTTTTATGATGAATCATTCAAGCGCTTTGACGGCATGCAGATAGATGAGTTTAAAAAATATAAAACTCGTGTCTTTAATAAAAATGAGAAAAAAACTATAGAGTTTACAGATATCTCCGTAATCCCTTATCCGAATTATGAAAAGAATATTTATGAGATTAGTTTTAATGAAAAGTATAAATCAGAGAGTTTTTCGTTTTCAGGCAATAAAAAATTGATCGTGAAGCTAAATGATTCTGAAATAAAAATATTAACAGAAAGATAA
- the pilO gene encoding type 4a pilus biogenesis protein PilO: MSYLTLFDSSKELFDQEHANVEKVQQKLDIDNQYLSVNTLQTVAQLDKEINDLKKQYMVYKDYNQYIKYQIEQISSLFYDEQTWGAYIDSISENAKKYDVKILNFNNKYATNSTTFGHVLDINVRVVGPYKNTLKFINSIEQSFLVVDLHNISMKAEEDLYSDLNISVWGIN; the protein is encoded by the coding sequence ATGTCATATTTAACACTCTTCGATTCATCAAAAGAACTTTTTGATCAAGAGCATGCTAACGTAGAAAAAGTACAGCAAAAACTAGACATTGATAATCAATATTTAAGTGTCAATACTTTACAAACAGTTGCTCAACTTGATAAAGAGATCAATGATTTAAAGAAACAATATATGGTTTATAAAGATTATAATCAATATATTAAATATCAGATTGAACAGATCTCATCATTGTTTTATGACGAACAGACATGGGGAGCATATATAGATTCGATCTCTGAAAATGCTAAAAAATATGATGTCAAAATACTGAACTTTAACAATAAGTACGCTACAAACAGTACGACGTTTGGCCATGTACTTGACATCAATGTAAGGGTTGTAGGTCCATATAAAAACACATTGAAGTTTATAAACTCAATAGAACAAAGTTTCTTAGTAGTGGATCTACATAATATATCTATGAAAGCAGAAGAAGATCTGTATTCTGATCTTAATATTTCAGTATGGGGGATTAATTAA
- the hslU gene encoding HslU--HslV peptidase ATPase subunit has protein sequence MDMTPKEIVDYLDNYVIGQKDAKKSIALALRTRYRRMQLDKNIQDEIMPKNILMIGSTGVGKTEISRRLAKMMKVPFIKVEASKYTEVGFVGRDVESMIRDLVVASISIVKAEKEEENAEKIENYIINKIVEKLLPPLSSSVSDEKKAEYKELLKKMEDKVVSGEMDDKVIKIDLAKTSIEFNDTNLPPEMVKVQESFTQMFSSLSKENNSMEVTVKDAKQLLRQEASSKLLDMTNIHNEALRRAEDGGIIFLDEIDKIAVNSKSEGRNDPSKEGVQRDLLPIVEGSSVTTKYGVIKTDHILFIAAGAFHLCKPSDLIPELQGRFPLRVELESLDEESLYKILVQTKNSLLRQYKSLLSVEGVELEFSEESIRAIAQVSHKANEITEDIGARRLHTVLEKVLEDVSFNADEFSGQKYVVTPELVHEKLDLVVENQDLSRYIL, from the coding sequence ATGGATATGACTCCAAAAGAGATCGTAGACTATCTTGACAACTATGTCATAGGTCAAAAAGATGCTAAAAAAAGCATCGCTTTAGCACTTCGAACCAGATATAGAAGAATGCAGCTCGATAAAAATATCCAAGATGAGATCATGCCAAAGAACATCTTGATGATAGGTTCTACCGGTGTCGGTAAGACTGAGATCTCCCGCCGTCTTGCAAAGATGATGAAAGTCCCGTTCATCAAAGTCGAAGCAAGTAAATACACGGAAGTAGGATTTGTCGGACGGGATGTCGAGTCGATGATAAGAGACCTTGTCGTTGCATCGATCTCGATCGTAAAAGCAGAAAAAGAGGAAGAAAACGCTGAAAAGATAGAAAACTATATTATCAACAAGATAGTTGAAAAGCTTCTTCCACCGCTCTCTTCTTCAGTTTCTGATGAAAAAAAAGCCGAGTATAAAGAACTTTTAAAAAAGATGGAGGACAAAGTCGTCTCAGGCGAGATGGATGATAAAGTCATTAAGATTGATCTGGCAAAAACGTCTATTGAGTTTAACGATACGAACCTTCCTCCGGAGATGGTAAAAGTCCAAGAATCTTTTACACAGATGTTTTCCTCACTTTCAAAAGAGAACAACTCTATGGAGGTCACTGTCAAAGATGCAAAACAGCTTCTTCGCCAAGAAGCGAGTTCTAAACTTCTTGATATGACGAATATCCATAATGAAGCTTTAAGACGTGCAGAGGATGGCGGAATCATCTTTCTTGATGAGATAGACAAGATCGCAGTCAACTCTAAAAGTGAAGGTAGAAACGATCCGAGCAAAGAAGGAGTCCAGCGCGACTTGCTTCCTATCGTCGAAGGAAGCAGCGTTACGACAAAATATGGCGTTATAAAGACTGACCATATCCTGTTTATCGCTGCCGGTGCATTTCACCTTTGTAAACCAAGCGATCTTATCCCTGAACTTCAAGGACGTTTTCCTTTAAGAGTCGAACTTGAATCATTGGATGAGGAATCTCTTTACAAGATACTTGTCCAGACAAAGAACTCTCTGCTTCGTCAGTACAAGTCACTGCTTAGTGTCGAGGGTGTCGAACTAGAGTTCAGCGAAGAATCGATAAGAGCCATCGCTCAGGTCTCGCACAAAGCAAATGAGATAACAGAAGATATAGGTGCAAGACGTCTTCACACCGTACTTGAAAAAGTTTTAGAAGATGTAAGTTTCAATGCCGATGAGTTTAGCGGTCAAAAATATGTAGTCACGCCGGAACTTGTTCATGAAAAACTTGATCTTGTTGTTGAGAATCAAGATCTATCAAGATATATACTATAA
- the rplI gene encoding 50S ribosomal protein L9, with protein MKVLLTKDVKGLGKAGEIKEVKDGYGQNFLIGKGFAKQATNEVLAKHAAQERKRQEDEAKEIEELKALAVKLDKLEIVITKKMGQNNHLFGAVTKDEIAHALQEQHGIEIDKKHIVSKENIKSVGEHDIDFKLGHGLHATLHVDVVGE; from the coding sequence ATGAAAGTATTGTTAACAAAAGATGTAAAAGGCTTGGGTAAAGCCGGAGAGATCAAAGAGGTCAAAGACGGTTACGGACAAAATTTCCTGATCGGAAAAGGCTTCGCTAAGCAAGCTACAAATGAAGTTTTAGCTAAGCATGCTGCCCAAGAAAGAAAACGTCAAGAAGATGAAGCTAAAGAGATAGAAGAGTTAAAAGCTTTAGCTGTAAAACTAGACAAACTTGAGATCGTGATCACGAAAAAGATGGGACAAAACAACCATCTTTTCGGTGCAGTGACAAAAGATGAGATTGCTCATGCACTGCAAGAACAACACGGTATCGAAATAGATAAAAAACATATCGTTTCAAAAGAAAACATTAAAAGTGTCGGTGAACACGATATAGATTTTAAACTGGGACACGGCCTGCATGCGACTTTACATGTAGACGTTGTCGGTGAATAA
- a CDS encoding argininosuccinate synthase: protein MKKEVKKVVLAYSGGLDTSVILKWLQDEYKAEVITFTADLGQGEEVEPAREKALKMGIKPENIFILDIREEFVRDYVYPMFRANTIYEGEYLLGTSIARPLIAKKQIEIANKMGADAVSHGATGKGNDQVRFELGYLGLNPDITVIAPWREWDLNSREKLLSYAKEHGIEISQKHIDENGNPKVSPYSMDANLLHISYEGLHLEDPNAEPEDSMWLWTTDPVNAPDEAEYITISYKNGDPIAVNGEEMSPATLLKKLNDYGNKHGIGRIDIVENRYVGMKARGCYETPGGTIMLKAHRAIESITLDREAAHLKDEIMPKYAKLIYNGMWFSPEREALQALIDNTQKHVEGDVRLKLYKGNVMVVGRTSPKTLFSEAHSTFEADTVYNQKDAEGFIRLNALRFIIEGKARKKD, encoded by the coding sequence ATGAAAAAAGAGGTAAAAAAGGTAGTCTTAGCTTACTCAGGCGGGCTAGATACTAGTGTGATCTTAAAGTGGCTTCAAGATGAGTATAAAGCTGAAGTCATTACTTTTACGGCTGATCTTGGGCAAGGTGAAGAGGTTGAACCTGCACGTGAAAAAGCACTTAAAATGGGGATTAAACCAGAGAACATCTTTATTCTAGATATTCGTGAAGAGTTTGTTCGTGACTACGTATATCCAATGTTCAGAGCAAATACGATCTACGAGGGTGAATACCTTTTAGGAACTTCTATCGCAAGACCGCTTATTGCAAAAAAACAAATCGAAATCGCAAACAAAATGGGCGCTGATGCGGTCAGTCACGGTGCGACAGGAAAAGGAAACGACCAAGTACGTTTCGAACTCGGATACCTAGGGCTTAATCCTGATATCACTGTTATAGCTCCTTGGAGAGAATGGGATCTAAACTCTCGTGAAAAACTTCTTTCATATGCGAAAGAGCACGGCATCGAGATCTCTCAAAAACATATAGATGAAAACGGAAATCCAAAAGTGAGTCCATACTCAATGGACGCAAACCTTCTTCATATCTCTTACGAAGGGCTGCACTTAGAAGACCCTAATGCAGAACCGGAAGATTCAATGTGGTTATGGACGACTGATCCTGTAAATGCTCCTGATGAGGCGGAATACATCACTATCAGCTATAAAAACGGTGATCCTATCGCTGTTAACGGTGAAGAGATGTCTCCAGCGACACTTCTTAAAAAACTTAACGATTATGGAAATAAACACGGAATCGGACGTATTGATATCGTTGAAAACAGATATGTCGGTATGAAAGCTCGCGGATGTTATGAGACTCCGGGCGGAACGATTATGTTAAAAGCGCACCGTGCTATCGAATCGATTACACTTGATCGTGAAGCTGCGCATCTAAAAGATGAGATCATGCCAAAATATGCAAAACTTATCTATAACGGTATGTGGTTCTCACCTGAGCGTGAAGCACTTCAAGCACTTATCGACAACACGCAAAAGCATGTTGAAGGCGATGTAAGACTGAAACTTTACAAAGGGAATGTTATGGTAGTCGGTAGAACTTCACCAAAAACACTTTTCTCTGAAGCCCACTCTACATTTGAAGCTGACACTGTTTACAACCAAAAAGATGCAGAAGGTTTCATCAGATTAAATGCCCTACGTTTCATTATCGAGGGTAAAGCTAGAAAAAAAGACTAA
- the mshL gene encoding pilus (MSHA type) biogenesis protein MshL → MKTKYTNILKTSVVSTIAALMLSSTSVSADCTYELFNISSKKGTKIVDFIDQLSDECEFSVVISDTQAEKILKSRLNKTHIKNLTINEVLDLILKQNNLTYSLENNLLKISYLNTRVFNIDYILSQRKGTGSTDVTLSSSGGSGNADTTTSSSTTTQSDTVTQTNPSTANSGISIESSDEVVFWERLDKELEHVLNRPEDKYKAVSPIINKNAGLITVTATQTQLDRLDKYLKKLQDKVKLQVLIDVQLLSVTMTKSNSTGIDWSQLYKLQNGTLGLSYLSKSNVTEWTGAGQGSSITAIGTQAKNAAHMLNVQVGGSIDEIIKFLKTQGNVSSISNPKVLTLNNQPALVTAGTEYFYKILQSTSTTTQATTTAQNEEVSSVFAGILLDITPEISDNDMITLKINPSISETTTDMSNTTSANRTTPPDLNRRQLSSVVTVKDGNRIILGGLIHTSTSKGDNRVPILGDIPGLNYLFKREENKKQIEELVIVIEPHIIRNDKSQLSLSDLGYEGISDSILKSNVTSADLEKEEKDKKTTKKAETQDDK, encoded by the coding sequence ATGAAAACAAAATATACAAACATATTAAAAACTTCAGTTGTAAGTACAATAGCGGCATTAATGTTATCATCTACTTCTGTATCGGCAGACTGTACGTATGAATTATTCAATATCAGCTCCAAAAAGGGTACTAAGATTGTAGATTTTATTGACCAACTTAGTGACGAATGTGAATTTAGTGTTGTCATCTCGGATACTCAAGCGGAAAAGATATTGAAATCAAGATTAAATAAGACACATATTAAAAACTTGACGATCAATGAGGTCTTGGATCTAATACTCAAGCAAAATAATCTCACATATTCCCTCGAGAACAATCTGCTTAAGATCTCTTATCTAAACACAAGAGTCTTTAATATAGATTACATCCTGTCTCAGAGAAAAGGGACAGGAAGTACTGATGTCACTCTTTCATCTTCTGGAGGAAGTGGTAATGCAGACACGACAACGTCATCATCAACTACAACACAATCGGATACTGTCACTCAAACAAATCCATCTACTGCTAACTCTGGTATTTCTATTGAATCAAGTGATGAAGTCGTATTCTGGGAACGTCTAGATAAAGAGTTGGAACATGTACTTAACAGACCTGAAGACAAATATAAGGCTGTATCTCCGATAATAAACAAAAATGCTGGATTGATTACGGTCACAGCTACTCAAACACAACTTGATAGACTAGATAAATATCTTAAAAAGTTACAAGATAAAGTCAAGCTACAAGTTTTAATAGATGTCCAGCTTTTATCAGTTACAATGACGAAAAGTAATAGCACCGGAATCGACTGGAGTCAACTTTATAAGTTACAAAATGGAACATTGGGCTTAAGTTACCTAAGTAAAAGTAATGTTACAGAATGGACTGGAGCGGGCCAAGGCTCAAGTATTACGGCTATAGGCACTCAAGCTAAAAATGCTGCACATATGCTTAATGTACAAGTTGGTGGTAGTATAGATGAAATTATCAAGTTTTTAAAGACACAGGGGAATGTTAGCTCTATATCTAATCCAAAAGTCTTGACACTTAATAACCAACCTGCACTTGTAACAGCAGGAACTGAATACTTTTATAAAATCTTGCAATCAACAAGTACAACAACTCAGGCAACAACAACTGCCCAAAACGAGGAAGTAAGTTCTGTTTTTGCGGGAATTTTATTGGATATAACACCAGAAATATCTGATAATGATATGATTACTTTAAAAATAAATCCATCTATTTCCGAGACAACAACTGATATGTCAAATACAACATCAGCAAATAGAACTACTCCGCCTGATTTAAATAGAAGACAGTTATCATCTGTTGTTACTGTTAAAGATGGGAACAGAATCATCTTAGGTGGTTTAATCCATACAAGTACTTCTAAAGGTGATAATCGTGTGCCTATTCTTGGTGATATTCCAGGCCTAAACTATCTTTTCAAGCGTGAGGAGAATAAAAAACAAATTGAAGAACTTGTAATTGTGATCGAACCTCATATTATACGTAATGACAAATCGCAGCTTTCTCTTTCAGATCTTGGATATGAAGGTATCAGTGATAGTATACTTAAAAGCAATGTTACTTCTGCTGACTTAGAAAAAGAAGAAAAAGACAAAAAGACAACAAAGAAAGCTGAAACGCAGGATGACAAATAG
- a CDS encoding M99 family carboxypeptidase catalytic domain-containing protein, producing MRFFIALCALYISVQAYDFNFIKKSGTDNNNTLLVIGGIHGNEPGGYFSAAILASHYKITSGNLWIVPNLNAKSIQADQRGLYGDMNRKFLKIDKNDPDFNIVSDIKKIILDKNVTLIINLHDGHGFYRNKDYGTIFNPKSWGQTCVIDQCDLKNSTTYNDMDKIATQVKLNINKNLLENHHMFNVKNTNTKFDDEEMKHSLTYFAVTHNKPAFAIETSKNLSSLSQKVYYQLNAIEEFMNIMNIHYQRDFELNSKELSNIINNYGTITINGNIYLNLEDIKKSLSFIPLQSSYNDFVFSSSIGSVKTQNGSFDLYVGNKRVTTLHRQTFDLCKNIDSNVSIKVDGKVKQFKFASEFFVNDDFTVMKTNDMRVNVIGFTDKKHKDESDLNINYKSLDKSYSIDDHKKRFRIEFYDKNSFCGMIVVNFR from the coding sequence ATGCGTTTTTTTATCGCACTATGTGCTCTTTATATATCCGTACAGGCCTATGATTTTAACTTCATAAAAAAAAGTGGAACTGATAACAATAACACCCTATTAGTCATAGGCGGTATACACGGAAATGAACCCGGCGGGTATTTTTCAGCTGCTATACTCGCTTCACACTACAAAATCACATCAGGCAATCTCTGGATCGTCCCAAATCTAAATGCAAAAAGTATCCAAGCCGATCAGAGAGGTTTATACGGGGATATGAATCGCAAGTTTTTAAAAATCGATAAAAACGATCCCGATTTCAATATTGTTTCCGATATAAAGAAGATCATACTCGACAAAAATGTGACCTTGATCATAAATCTCCACGACGGCCACGGCTTTTATAGAAACAAAGACTACGGAACTATCTTTAACCCTAAATCATGGGGACAGACGTGTGTGATCGATCAATGTGATCTAAAGAACAGCACTACTTATAATGATATGGACAAGATAGCTACGCAGGTAAAATTAAATATAAACAAGAACCTTTTAGAAAATCATCATATGTTTAACGTAAAAAACACCAATACTAAGTTTGATGATGAAGAGATGAAACACTCGCTTACCTATTTTGCGGTAACTCATAATAAACCGGCTTTTGCAATCGAAACAAGTAAGAACCTATCCAGTCTATCACAGAAAGTCTATTACCAATTGAACGCTATCGAAGAGTTTATGAATATCATGAATATTCACTACCAAAGGGACTTTGAGCTTAATTCAAAAGAGCTCTCAAACATTATAAACAATTATGGAACTATTACTATAAATGGCAATATTTACCTAAATTTAGAGGATATAAAAAAATCTTTAAGTTTTATTCCGCTACAATCGAGTTATAACGATTTTGTGTTTTCTAGTTCAATTGGGAGTGTAAAAACACAGAATGGATCTTTTGATTTATATGTTGGAAACAAAAGGGTAACGACACTACATAGACAAACTTTTGATCTTTGTAAAAATATCGACTCTAATGTTTCTATTAAAGTAGACGGAAAAGTTAAACAATTTAAATTCGCTTCAGAATTTTTTGTGAATGACGATTTTACTGTAATGAAGACTAATGACATGAGAGTAAATGTCATCGGATTTACAGATAAAAAGCACAAAGATGAGAGCGATTTAAACATTAACTATAAGTCTTTAGATAAAAGTTACTCAATAGATGATCATAAAAAGAGATTTCGTATCGAGTTTTATGATAAGAATTCATTCTGTGGAATGATTGTCGTTAATTTTAGGTAG